In a single window of the Methanofollis ethanolicus genome:
- a CDS encoding efflux RND transporter permease subunit: protein MRSPYDLLAEAITTRPFAVMAVVAAVFMLAFLGLSMVTMATGDDTYIDKTTPRGAMLAHYKDTYGSDAIMLIFESDDVTDPNVLAYIGSIEDGIRNEQYVESVAGVPDLMKEANNGTMPNSRAEVNAVIEKAPEGTLDRYLPSMMMTIVGITIQPGVASSVQEQVLDNVRASIAVSEPPAGVSVTVSGSPAFSQEMGQEMGQSMGVLIMAAMLLMVLAVGLLFSHVRYRLLPVAIVAGGLVLTFGFMGLVGIPISMTVIGAFPVLIGIGIDYAIQFHSRLDEEVHHATIADAVKTTVTSAGPSVLIAMVATSLGFIAMFVAPVPMVADFGIVCTIGVASCYLAALVIVPLFGTILKYRAKTPAGKLDDVEACELDWKGCKEEPAHGEGSRGSLIEGYNRLLGRIALGIAKNPVPILLIFCLVAAIGLQMDNEVPINADEETFVPQDMPALQDMKKVTRTMGATDTVPVVVTGDNVLDMETLQWIQSFGEYELRTNEKITGVTSIATLLARYNGGVLPETESEVQNVLAAIPADTKDRYLNGRMETVMEFSTTDMELDVARTMIMNVEKDVGWNEAPPGIHVRVTGGTEMFASLMDDIATSKTLMVLAGFGLILLFLLLVYRRVNAVTPLIPIVMIVGWNGAIMYLLGLDYTPMTATLGSMTIGVASEYTILIMERCEEELARGLDIYEAIQTSVQKIGTAVTVSGMTTVFGFSALTLSTFNIIANFGIVTVITVGFSLIGAILVMPAVLSLMYRFNHRRPAEGAPAAKVV from the coding sequence ATGAGATCACCCTACGACCTCCTTGCAGAGGCCATCACCACACGTCCGTTCGCTGTCATGGCAGTCGTCGCGGCTGTGTTCATGCTCGCCTTCCTCGGCCTCTCGATGGTGACTATGGCGACAGGCGACGACACGTACATCGACAAGACCACGCCCCGAGGGGCGATGCTCGCCCACTACAAGGACACCTATGGCTCAGACGCCATCATGCTCATCTTCGAGAGCGACGACGTCACCGATCCCAACGTCCTCGCCTATATCGGGAGCATCGAGGACGGTATCAGGAACGAGCAGTACGTCGAATCAGTCGCCGGCGTGCCCGACCTGATGAAAGAGGCGAACAATGGGACCATGCCCAACTCACGGGCCGAAGTGAACGCCGTCATCGAGAAGGCTCCGGAAGGGACACTCGACCGCTATCTCCCCTCGATGATGATGACCATCGTCGGCATCACCATTCAACCGGGCGTCGCATCGAGCGTGCAGGAACAGGTGCTGGACAATGTCAGGGCGTCGATCGCCGTCTCCGAACCGCCTGCAGGCGTCTCGGTGACAGTATCCGGAAGCCCGGCCTTCTCGCAGGAGATGGGGCAGGAGATGGGCCAGTCGATGGGCGTCCTCATCATGGCCGCGATGCTCCTGATGGTCCTTGCCGTCGGCCTCCTCTTCTCCCATGTCAGGTACCGCCTCCTGCCTGTCGCAATCGTGGCCGGCGGCCTCGTCCTCACCTTCGGCTTCATGGGACTTGTCGGCATCCCGATCTCCATGACCGTGATCGGGGCCTTCCCGGTGCTCATCGGCATCGGGATTGACTATGCGATCCAGTTCCACTCGCGCCTTGACGAGGAGGTACACCATGCGACCATCGCCGACGCGGTGAAGACCACCGTGACCAGTGCAGGCCCGTCCGTCCTCATCGCCATGGTGGCGACTTCACTCGGCTTTATCGCCATGTTCGTCGCGCCGGTCCCGATGGTCGCCGATTTTGGCATCGTCTGCACGATCGGCGTCGCATCCTGTTATCTTGCCGCCCTCGTCATCGTCCCCCTCTTCGGGACGATCCTGAAATACAGGGCGAAGACACCTGCCGGAAAACTCGACGACGTGGAGGCGTGCGAACTCGACTGGAAGGGGTGCAAGGAGGAACCCGCCCATGGAGAGGGCTCACGCGGCTCCCTGATCGAGGGGTATAACCGCCTTCTCGGCAGGATCGCCCTCGGGATCGCGAAGAACCCGGTGCCGATCCTCCTCATCTTTTGCCTGGTCGCGGCCATCGGCCTCCAGATGGACAATGAGGTCCCGATCAATGCCGACGAGGAGACCTTTGTCCCGCAGGACATGCCGGCCCTCCAGGATATGAAGAAGGTGACGCGGACGATGGGAGCGACAGACACGGTCCCTGTCGTCGTGACCGGCGACAATGTTCTGGACATGGAGACTCTTCAATGGATACAGAGCTTCGGGGAGTACGAACTGCGGACGAACGAGAAGATCACCGGCGTCACGAGCATCGCCACCCTCCTTGCCCGGTACAACGGCGGTGTCCTGCCGGAGACAGAAAGCGAGGTCCAGAACGTGCTCGCCGCCATCCCGGCCGATACAAAGGACAGGTATCTCAACGGCAGGATGGAGACAGTGATGGAGTTCTCCACCACGGACATGGAACTCGACGTTGCACGGACGATGATCATGAACGTGGAGAAGGACGTCGGGTGGAATGAGGCCCCACCGGGAATCCATGTGCGGGTGACCGGCGGCACCGAGATGTTCGCCTCCCTGATGGACGACATCGCGACGTCGAAGACGCTGATGGTCCTTGCCGGGTTCGGGCTTATTCTCCTCTTCCTTCTCCTTGTGTACAGGCGGGTGAACGCCGTCACCCCGCTCATCCCGATCGTCATGATCGTCGGGTGGAACGGGGCGATCATGTACCTCCTCGGCCTCGACTACACGCCGATGACCGCAACCCTGGGGTCGATGACCATCGGCGTCGCCTCGGAGTACACGATCCTGATCATGGAGAGGTGCGAGGAGGAACTCGCACGGGGCCTCGATATCTACGAGGCGATCCAGACGAGCGTGCAGAAGATCGGCACCGCGGTCACGGTCTCGGGCATGACCACGGTCTTCGGTTTCTCGGCCCTCACCCTCTCGACCTTCAACATCATCGCGAACTTCGGGATCGTGACGGTGATCACCGTTGGGTTCTCCCTGATAGGGGCGATCCTGGTGATGCCGGCCGTGCTCTCCCTGATGTACCGCTTCAATCATCGCCGACCGGCAGAGGGCGCCCCGGCCGCAAAGGTGGTATGA